A window of the Diorhabda carinulata isolate Delta chromosome 1, icDioCari1.1, whole genome shotgun sequence genome harbors these coding sequences:
- the LOC130895165 gene encoding facilitated trehalose transporter Tret1-like isoform X2 yields the protein MSYGWTAPMIPYLISEKSHIRTTKYEAEWLETCLMAGSFFGLPLTIYLVDKIGRKKSLLLAAFLSLLSWIAVAFATNMPVLFIARFVFGITANTSFVAAPMYVAEMADHKIRGFLSSVIYLNMLSGLILVYSVGPYLPFYVSPVIGIVVLSLELSIFPFMPETPYYLIHKGKRLEGKKSLGFFRPGKNIDRELTQIVKAVTRQKSEKGNFVDLFVAKGNRKAITIMAILDAGQHLCAISVILMNLHVILEAAGSIYIDSSIAAIIFAVIMFFSAYISSLQVDKYGRRCMLMISLITTAMCLSALAIYFHLKLSGYDVRAASWLPIVAVMFYAASFKMGIGIVPIVLTAELFPANIKAIGMAISDLMYVIGSIVSLQLYQWLNNSYGLYVPFYLFAVSSIVICMYTYFYIPETKGKTLEEIQYLLKDEPIPITNSLVSLVSNSSKSYNTF from the coding sequence ATGTCATATGGATGGACAGCACCCATGATTCCCTATCTTATCAGTGAGAAAAGCCACATAAGAACTACAAAATATGAAGCCGAATGGTTGGAAACCTGCTTAATGGCAGGCTCATTTTTCGGACTACCTTTGACCATATACCTAGTTGACAAGATAGGGAGAAAAAAGTCATTACTGCTAGCTGCTTTTCTGTCATTATTATCATGGATAGCTGTGGCATTTGCTACCAATATGCCAGTGTTATTTATAGCCAGATTTGTTTTTGGGATAACAGCTAATACATCCTTCGTGGCAGCTCCGATGTATGTAGCTGAGATGGCAGATCACAAAATAAGAGGATTTTTATCtagtgttatttatttaaatatgctCTCAGGTCTAATTTTAGTATATAGTGTAGGTCCGTATCTTCCATTTTATGTGTCACCTGTCATAGGCATAGTAGTTTTATCGTTAGAACTTTCAATATTTCCTTTCATGCCAGAAACTCCTTACTATTTAATTCACAAAGGAAAAAGGCTAGAAGGAAAGAAATCGTTGGGGTTTTTCAGACCTGGTAAAAATATTGATCGAGAATTAACTCAAATTGTGAAAGCTGTAACACGACAAAAATCCGAAAAAGGAAATTTCGTAGATTTATTTGTTGCAAAAGGAAACAGAAAAGCTATAACTATAATGGCTATTCTAGACGCCGGACAACATCTTTGTGCTATAAGCGTCATACTAATGAATCTTCATGTTATTTTGGAAGCTGCTGGATCAATATACATAGATTCATCAATAGCGGCAATTATTTTTGCTGTCATCATGTTCTTCTCTGCATATATATCTTCATTGCAAGTCGACAAGTATGGTAGAAGATGTATGCTCATGATTTCGTTGATAACAACAGCTATGTGTTTAAGTGCTCTAGCTATCTATTTCCATCTAAAATTATCAGGTTATGATGTCCGAGCAGCCAGTTGGCTACCAATCGTAGCTGTAATGTTTTATGCTGCTTCCTTTAAGATGGGAATTGGGATTGTTCCAATAGTACTTACAGCAGAGCTTTTTCCTGCGAACATCAAAGCAATTGGTATGGCGATTTCCGATCTAATGTACGTAATAGGATCAATAGTCAGTCTTCAGTTGTATCAGTGGTTAAATAACTCATACGGGTTATATGtacctttttatttattcgcAGTCTCTAGTATTGTAATATGTAtgtatacttatttttatattcctgAAACTAAAGGAAAAACTTTAGAAGAGATTCAGTATTTATTAAAAGATGAACCTATCCCAATTACGAACTCTTTAGTGAGTTTGGTATCAAATAGTTCAAAATCTTATAATACGTTTTAA
- the LOC130895165 gene encoding facilitated trehalose transporter Tret1-like isoform X1, with protein MDDTENGLFIGTKTQLLAAISGTLFAISDGMSYGWTAPMIPYLISEKSHIRTTKYEAEWLETCLMAGSFFGLPLTIYLVDKIGRKKSLLLAAFLSLLSWIAVAFATNMPVLFIARFVFGITANTSFVAAPMYVAEMADHKIRGFLSSVIYLNMLSGLILVYSVGPYLPFYVSPVIGIVVLSLELSIFPFMPETPYYLIHKGKRLEGKKSLGFFRPGKNIDRELTQIVKAVTRQKSEKGNFVDLFVAKGNRKAITIMAILDAGQHLCAISVILMNLHVILEAAGSIYIDSSIAAIIFAVIMFFSAYISSLQVDKYGRRCMLMISLITTAMCLSALAIYFHLKLSGYDVRAASWLPIVAVMFYAASFKMGIGIVPIVLTAELFPANIKAIGMAISDLMYVIGSIVSLQLYQWLNNSYGLYVPFYLFAVSSIVICMYTYFYIPETKGKTLEEIQYLLKDEPIPITNSLVSLVSNSSKSYNTF; from the exons ATGGATGACACAGAAAATGGATTATTTATAGGAACTAAAACGCAACTATTGGCAGCAATTTCCG gaaCACTTTTTGCCATATCTGACGGAATGTCATATGGATGGACAGCACCCATGATTCCCTATCTTATCAGTGAGAAAAGCCACATAAGAACTACAAAATATGAAGCCGAATGGTTGGAAACCTGCTTAATGGCAGGCTCATTTTTCGGACTACCTTTGACCATATACCTAGTTGACAAGATAGGGAGAAAAAAGTCATTACTGCTAGCTGCTTTTCTGTCATTATTATCATGGATAGCTGTGGCATTTGCTACCAATATGCCAGTGTTATTTATAGCCAGATTTGTTTTTGGGATAACAGCTAATACATCCTTCGTGGCAGCTCCGATGTATGTAGCTGAGATGGCAGATCACAAAATAAGAGGATTTTTATCtagtgttatttatttaaatatgctCTCAGGTCTAATTTTAGTATATAGTGTAGGTCCGTATCTTCCATTTTATGTGTCACCTGTCATAGGCATAGTAGTTTTATCGTTAGAACTTTCAATATTTCCTTTCATGCCAGAAACTCCTTACTATTTAATTCACAAAGGAAAAAGGCTAGAAGGAAAGAAATCGTTGGGGTTTTTCAGACCTGGTAAAAATATTGATCGAGAATTAACTCAAATTGTGAAAGCTGTAACACGACAAAAATCCGAAAAAGGAAATTTCGTAGATTTATTTGTTGCAAAAGGAAACAGAAAAGCTATAACTATAATGGCTATTCTAGACGCCGGACAACATCTTTGTGCTATAAGCGTCATACTAATGAATCTTCATGTTATTTTGGAAGCTGCTGGATCAATATACATAGATTCATCAATAGCGGCAATTATTTTTGCTGTCATCATGTTCTTCTCTGCATATATATCTTCATTGCAAGTCGACAAGTATGGTAGAAGATGTATGCTCATGATTTCGTTGATAACAACAGCTATGTGTTTAAGTGCTCTAGCTATCTATTTCCATCTAAAATTATCAGGTTATGATGTCCGAGCAGCCAGTTGGCTACCAATCGTAGCTGTAATGTTTTATGCTGCTTCCTTTAAGATGGGAATTGGGATTGTTCCAATAGTACTTACAGCAGAGCTTTTTCCTGCGAACATCAAAGCAATTGGTATGGCGATTTCCGATCTAATGTACGTAATAGGATCAATAGTCAGTCTTCAGTTGTATCAGTGGTTAAATAACTCATACGGGTTATATGtacctttttatttattcgcAGTCTCTAGTATTGTAATATGTAtgtatacttatttttatattcctgAAACTAAAGGAAAAACTTTAGAAGAGATTCAGTATTTATTAAAAGATGAACCTATCCCAATTACGAACTCTTTAGTGAGTTTGGTATCAAATAGTTCAAAATCTTATAATACGTTTTAA
- the LOC130904068 gene encoding uncharacterized protein LOC130904068: MIFPAVLLLAATLVLSPSSLDCQKSEEFPGLAGKLSTSLKYLVANLPQKYIYEQIKKIKDVCNQEIDCQDVAALTEPISLSLSKLVVLRPITFKEILSLAIEFDVVILQFVLCPLSESMEPSHYKEILYALMPNHGTNLTTYTIDFHEEKCILKDIQDNEIDCNPIYDEDQSPFSIIKKILSQDNLAAIDITYLLINFCLHLVKTVICSL, from the exons ATGATATTCCCTGCGGTACTGTTGTTAGCTG CTACACTTGTGTTGTCACCATCATCACTTGACTGCCAGAAAAGTGAAGAGTTTCCAG gCTTGGCTGGGAAGCTATCAACTTCACTAAAATATCTAGTTGCAAATTTGCCgcagaaatatatttatgaacaaataaagaaaattaaagatGTCTGTAACCAAGAAATTGATTGCCAGGATGTTGCAGCACTGACCGAACCTATTTCGTTATCGTTATCCAAATTGGTAGTTTTGCGTCCAATaacttttaaagaaattttgagTTTAGCAATAGAATTTGACGTAGTTATTCTCCAGTTTGTACTATGTCCTCTTTCAGAGAGTATGGAACCAAGtcattataaagaaatattatatgCTCTTATGCCCAATCATGGAACTAACTTAACTACGTACACTATCGATTTTCATGAGGAGAAATGCATTTTAAAGGATATCCAAGATAACGAAATTGATTGTAACCCTATTTATGACGAGGATCAATCACCTTTTagtattataaagaaaattttatccCAAGACAATTTAGCTGCGATAGATATCACTTATTTACTTATAAATTTTTGCTTACACCTAGTTAAAACTGTAATTTGTTCTTTATAA
- the LOC130904070 gene encoding uncharacterized protein LOC130904070, whose translation MKVPLVLLVVGICAVCQGDLMSEIGNMVNSTLGDIMPGQCVTNLTECLNSSLTNYQSTTVQNRGLIRVLSEVISCLFSTLHCLFFDFRSLLLPIFDMTEILP comes from the exons ATGAAGGTCCCCTTAGTATTGTTGGTAGTTG GCATCTGTGCCGTGTGTCAAGGAGATTTGATGTCGG aaattggaAATATGGTAAATTCGACTCTCGGTGATATTATGCCAGGCCAATGTGTAACAAACTTGACTGAATGTCTAAATTCATCATTAACAAATTACCAATCAACAACGGTGCAGAATAGAGGATTGATCAGGGTGCTGTCAGAAGTTATAAGTTGCTTATTCTCAACATTGCATTGCTTATTTTTTGACTTCAGATCTCTGCTACTTCCAATTTTTGACATGACAGAAATATTACCatga
- the LOC130899766 gene encoding facilitated trehalose transporter Tret1-like, whose protein sequence is MTVIAYTNIFQGTLPQLIAVLAATLNAISDGMQYGWTAPVIPILMGEDSPLLITEFQGEWLETFVWIGSLSCLPLTMYLADRIGRKNSILLAAFLTLIVWIIIAFAPSIEFLYLARFLAGTASNTAYVSTPMYIAEIAEQKIRGFLSSLIYLMMLLGIFVIYAVVPFIPYWAHCTIGAILAILELIIFPFMPESPYYLVFINKPEEAKKSLKRLRSSKCDIDQELNEIKVAIERQKTDKDKIWDLFIVPSYRKAVIIMFILNGAQHFSSISVLLMNLHIILGAAGSIYMEPSSAGILFAFLLLFAACIASVSVDKFGRRSLLIISSILTGISLLVLAIYFTLKHSGYDTASVSWIPIASVMIYACVFKLGLGLVPIVLGPELFPANVKGYGMTLVDATYVIASLLSLQLYQRLGDNYGLEYPFYVFSICCFFTAIFSYFVIPETKGKTLEEIQMVLKGESIEKKVEGCA, encoded by the exons ATGACTGTTATTGCctatacaaatattttccaagGAACGTTACCTCAGTTAATTGCAGTTTTAGCAG ctACCTTAAATGCAATAAGTGATGGTATGCAATATGGATGGACAGCACCAGTTATACCAATACTCATGGGGGAAGATTCTCCTCTACTTATAACGGAATTTCAAGGCGAATGGTTGGAAACTTTTGTATGGATTGGATCTTTATCATGTCTCCCGCTTACTATGTATCTCGCTGATAGGATTGGCCGAAAGAACTCTATTCTCCTTGCAGCATTCCTAACTTTGATTGTTTGGATAATAATTGCTTTTGCGCCTTCTATTGAGTTTCTCTACTTAGCTAGATTTCTAGCAGGAACCGCTAGCAACACAGCTTATGTTTCTACTCCTATGTACATAGCCGAAATTGCAGAACAGAAAATTAGAGGTTTCCTCAGTagcttaatttatttaatgatgCTTTTGGGTATATTCGTAATATACGCTGTCGTACCTTTTATTCCATACTGGGCTCATTGCACAATCGGAGCTATTTTAGCTATATtagaattgattatttttccatttatgcCCGAAAGTCCTTACTATTTGGTATTCATAAATAAACCTGAAGAAGCTAAGAAATCGTTGAAAAGACTTAGATCCTCTAAATGTGATATAGATCAAGAGTTGAATGAAATTAAAGTAGCAATAGAAAGACAGAAGACTGACAAGGATAAAATTTGGGATTTATTTATAGTTCCCAGCTACCGTAAAGCTGTGATAATTATGTTTATTCTGAATGGAGCGCAGCATTTTAGTAGTATAAGTGTTCTTCTTATGAATCTACATATTATTTTGGGAGCAGCTGGTTCTATTTACATGGAGCCTTCATCTGCTGGCATTTTATTTGCCTTCCTATTACTCTTTGCTGCATGTATAGCTTCCGTTTCTGTGGACAAATTTGGTAGACGGAGTTTACTAATAATATCAAGTATTTTAACTGGTATAAGTTTGTTGGTACTTGCTATTTATTTCACTTTAAAACATTCTGGTTACGACACAGCTTCGGTCAGTTGGATACCTATTGCCAGTGTCATGATATATGCTTGTGTATTTAAACTAGGCTTAGGTCTAGTACCTATAGTACTTGGCCCTGAGCTATTTCCTGCAAATGTTAAAGGATACGGTATGACGTTAGTTGATGCTACATACGTGATAGCTTCTCTATTGTCACTTCAATTGTATCAAAGATTGGGTGACAATTATGGATTAGAGTATCCGTTTTATGTATTTTCCATTTGCTGCTTTTTCACAgcaatatttagttattttgttattcCAGAAACTAAAGGGAAAACATTAGAAGAGATACAAATGGTTCTGAAAGGAGAGAGTATTGAAAAGAAAGTTGAGGGTTGTGCGTAA